AATGTGAAAAAAGAGCTTATTATTGAAAAGAAAAAGGAAATCAGCGAGGACTTAAATGAAGATATAGTTACACTTAATGAAAGAGAGACAGTAAAGTTTGTAACAGAAAAAGGACAGGAAATCAAAACTGAAATAAATCAAGTAATAGCTCAGATGGCTAAATTAAAGAAAGATATTGAAGAAGAGAAAAAAATAGATTCAAGCCTTAAAGATTTAGAGAATAAAAAAGAAAACACTGAGAAAACAAAAGAAGAATTAAATACATTACACACTAATTTACTTGTAAAAGTAGAAAGCGAAAGTAATTTAGTAAAAGAACTAGAGAAAGAGCTTCCAGAGGAAATTAGAACAGAAGAGAGATTGAACAAGAAAATAGATGAACTGACTGCTCAAATAAAATCCTTAGAAGATGCCTTGAAAGAAGCTCAGGATAAACAACAAAAATGTAGAGATGGACATACAGCACTAATTAACACTAAGCAAGAGCGTGAAAAAGCCTTATTAGAGATTAAGGCTGAATGTAAGGCGTTAGAAAATAAATTTAAGGATCAAATCCTTAAACAAGGCTTTGAAGGAGAGGAAGAGTACAGAAGTGCAAGGCTGACAGAGGAAGAGATTGTAAATATAGATAATCAAATAAAAGAATATAATGAAAAATTAAAGTCAGTAACTGATAGGTATACACAAATATTAATAGAAACAAGGGACATGGAAGAAGTAGATATATCAGAGTTAGAAAGTAAACTGACATTAAAAGAAAAGGAAAAGAAATCTACAAATGACAAAAAGGCAGCTGTCTTTTCAAGGCTTCAACAGAATGAAAGCATATTCACCAATATAATTTCTATAAAAGAAAAAGTCTCAGAAAAAGAAAAGGAATATTCCCTTGTTGGTGAACTGGCAAGCACTGCAAATGGAAGGAATAACTACAAGGTAACTTTTGAAACCTATGTTTTAGCTGCATATTTTGAAGAGATAATAGATGCTGCTAATATTAGATTTAGAAAAATGACAAAGAATAGGTTCCAAATGGACAGAATCAAAGATGAAGGCAAAGGAAATGCTTTTAGAGGATTAGATATTAATGTACTAGACGGCAATTCTGGCCAATACAGACCTATTAAGAATATTTCAGGAGGAGAAAGCTTCAAAGCATCACTTTCCTTAGCATTAGGTCTTGCAGATGTGGTTCAGTCCTATGCAGGAGGAATCAAGCTAGATACTATGTTCATAGATGAAGGCTTTGGCTCCTTAGATCCAGTGTCTCTAGACGATGCAATAAATTGCTTACTAGAGCTACAGAGCTCAGGCAGACTAGTAGGGATAATATCACATGTAAAGGAGCTCCAGGAGAGAATAAACTCAAGAATAGAAATAGAGCCAAGTGTTGAGGGTAGCAAGGTAAGGTATGTTTATTGAGTATGTAATAGTTATTTGATAAAATAACTACAAAGTATTGATTACGCAAAGTAGGTGTTTTGAAAGGAGAAGATGTGACGTGATAGTTCGTAAAGCCATCATACCAGCAGCAGGACTAGGAACTAGGTTTTTACCTGCAACAAAAGCACAACCAAAGGAAATGCTTCCAATTGTAGATAAGCCAACTCTCCAATATATTATCGAAGAGGCAGTAGAATCTGGAATTGAAGAAATATTAATCATAACAGGTAGAAATAAAAAAAGTATTGAAGACCATTTTGATAAATCAGTAGAGCTTGAGCTTGAGCTAGAAAAGAAGGGAAAAACTGAGTTATTAGAAGAGATTAGGGAAATTTCTGATATGGTAAATATTCACTATATAAGGCAAAAGGAGCCAAAGGGCTTAGGACATGCTATATATTGTGCCAAGAGCTTTATAGGAAATGAGCCCTTTGCGGTACTATTAGGTGATGATATTGTCTATGCAGATAAGCCTTGTTTAAAGCAAATGATAGAGGTTCATGATGAATACAAGACAACTATACTTGGAGTACAGGAAGTAGCTAGAGAAGATGTAAATAAATATGGCATTGTAGAGGGTAAATTTATTGAGGATAGAGTTTATAAGGTCAAAGGATTAGTAGAGAAGCCAGACATAGAGCAAGCTCCATCTAATATTGCCATACTTGGAAGATATATCATAAATCCTGCCATATTTGAGATATTAGAGCATACTAAACCTGGAAAAGGTGGCGAGATTCAATTAACAGATGCATTAAAGGTATTAGCTGAAAGAGAGGCCATGTATGCATATAACTTTGAGGGAAGAAGATATGATGTAGGAGATAAACAAGGATTTTTAGAGGCAACTGTTGAATATGCATTGAGACGTGAGGATTTAAGAAAAGAATTTTTAAATTATTTAATTAAAACAGTAGAAAAAGAAAAAGATCAGATTTAGGAAAGGGAACTATTGTATAATATATGATGCTATAGTTAGAGCATAAGCAATTAAGGAGATTCTTCGGACTTATGATTTCAGAATAAGGTGCTTGTGAAGGCCGTTTTTCTGGGATTAAGCGAAGAATCTTTTTTGGTTTAACTATAATTTTTTTTACATAGAAGCTTTTTTTATTTTACCAATTTAGAGGATACTTTATAGAAGAAGATAATATATTTTAATATGTAGGTGAATATTTAAGGAGATTTAAGCTTTAGCTGTAGAATTTCTCATTAGTAAGGAGGTAGGTTATGGAAGGCACTAGAACAATACCGTTGGCAGTTCCAAACTTGTCATCAAAAATATTGGAAAATATAAAGGAAACCATAGAAACTGGCTGGGTGTCAACTGGTGGAAGATTTATAAAAGAATTCGAGAAAAAGATTGCAGACTATGTTGGCGTAAAGAGGGCAGTGTCCTGTCAGAGTGGAACAGC
The Proteiniborus sp. DW1 DNA segment above includes these coding regions:
- the galU gene encoding UTP--glucose-1-phosphate uridylyltransferase GalU, with the protein product MIVRKAIIPAAGLGTRFLPATKAQPKEMLPIVDKPTLQYIIEEAVESGIEEILIITGRNKKSIEDHFDKSVELELELEKKGKTELLEEIREISDMVNIHYIRQKEPKGLGHAIYCAKSFIGNEPFAVLLGDDIVYADKPCLKQMIEVHDEYKTTILGVQEVAREDVNKYGIVEGKFIEDRVYKVKGLVEKPDIEQAPSNIAILGRYIINPAIFEILEHTKPGKGGEIQLTDALKVLAEREAMYAYNFEGRRYDVGDKQGFLEATVEYALRREDLRKEFLNYLIKTVEKEKDQI